Genomic segment of Bacteroidales bacterium:
TGCGGACAAATGACAATACATAATTTTACTCATCTAAAGTTGAAACATCTCCCGGGTCTTCGCCTTTATACCAGGCTTTCAGAACACGACGCATAATTTTACCGCTTTTATTTTTCGGGATTTCTTTTATTACTATTATTTCCTGTGGTGTTGCAATAGATGAAAGTTTATTGGCAAGATGCAATCGTATTTTCATTTCCAAATCATCATCCCATTTATACTGGTCTTTTAAACGAATGTATGCTACAACTTTTTCAAATAAAATTTCATCAGGTGCGCCAATCGTTCCAGATTCGGCTATTTCAGGGATTTCGAGTAAAGCACTTTCAATTTCAAACGGACTTATTAAATGTCCCGCTGTATTTATCACATCATCATTACGTCCTACAAACCAGTAATAGCCATCATCATCGCGGTATGCCAAATCACCGGAATAATAAAAACCATTTTTAAATTTCTTTTTATAAACCTCTTCATTATTCAGATAAGTTTGCATCATCGAATCCCATCCGACTTTTACGCAAAGGTTTCCTGTTTTTTTATTTTCCAAAATTTTCCCTTCATCCGAAATTATTGCAGCTTCAATGCGTCCGTTTGGTTTTCCCATCGAACCCGGTTTTACTGGTATTCCGGGTTTATTGGTTATCATAATACTTCCGGTTTCTGTCTGAAACCAGGTATCATAAATATCTTTTCCAAAAATATCGCGCGACCAAAAAATTATTTCAGGATTTAACGGTTCACCAATACTAAATATATGTTTTAGCTTTGATAAATTATTTTTTCTGAAAACGGATTTGTCTTCTCGCATCAGCATTCGTAAGGCAGTTGGCGCGGTGTACCAGATTGAAATTTTTTCTTTCTCGATTAACGACATCCATGTTTCGGCACTATAGCCTCCACCAAAATGAATTTGTGTAACACCCAAACTCCACGGGCCAATGATTCCATAAGACGTTCCAGTAACCCAACCCTGATCAGCAGTACACCAGTATATTTCATTTTCATTCAATTGTAAAATATTCTCGGCAGTGTAGCTTTGCAACAAAATACTTTTATGATGATGCAACACACCTTTTGGCTTTCCTGTTGAACCTGAAGTGTAATGTAATACCGAATATGTTTCAGCAGTGGTTACAGGTGTTTCAAAATTTTCTGATGAAGCTTTTATTAAGGAAGAATAGCTTAAAACATTTTCCGATAAATGTTCTTCAACATCTGTTAAAATGATATAACGAAGTTCAGGAAGTTTATCTTTTATTTTAAGAATTTTTTTGTACAAACTTTTTTTTGTAATGATACCTTTTGCCCTTGAATCGCCCAACCTATCTAGTAATGACTCTTCTCCGAAATTTGAAAATAATGTTCCGGCAATCATTTGCATTTTTAATATTCCAAAAAAAGAAAAAAATTGTTCCTGGCATTTAGGAAGAAAAGTAAAGCAAATATCACCTTTCTGAAAACCCAATTTTTTCAATGCATTTGCAAATAAATTGCTTTCTCTATCCAAATCAGAAAAAGTAAATTCTTTTCTTTCAAGATTTGCATCTATCCAAATCATGGCTGTTTTATTTCCGCGTCCTTCAAGGCATTGACGTGTTGTGCAATTATATCCAATGTTGAATTGATTATTTTTTATTTCAAACATCTTATTAAAACTCTAAATAAATAAATGGTTGCGATTGTGATGAAAACACCTGGTAAATCAATATAAAAGCAAAAACAACAACCGCTGCTTTCAATATCCAATGCAGCTTTGTAAAACTATTTTGTAATGATACATTCCATTTCATAGGCGTATAATGCAATACGAGTCCGAAAATCAAAATCAAGAAAGGATATAAATATAAATTCACCCATTGTGTAAATAAACTAAAATCTAAACTGGTAAATATTTTAGAATATATTTTCATTGCAGTTGCAACATCGGCTGCTCGGAAAATTATAAACGAGAAACACAAAAAATGAAATGTTATAAAAATGCTGATGAACTTATAAATATTTTTATTTGTCTTCTTTCGTATTTTACTTCTCGATTTATTTGTAATAACATCCCATACCATTGCAAGCGCATGAAGTCCGCCCCAAATAATAAATGTAAGATTTGCACCATGCCAGAAACCACACAAAACAAAAGTTATTATTAACGACAAGATTATTCCAAACGTTTTCCAATTGCGCAAACCAAGTGTTAATGGGGTAAATAAATAATCGCGTAACCACGATGAAAGGGTCATATGCCAACGCCTCCAGAAGTCGGTGACGTTAACTGAAGAAAAAGGTTTATTGAAATTCGGCATAATAGAAAATCCAAGAAGACAAGCAATGCCTATAACAATATCAGTATATCCCGAAAAATCGAAATACAACTGAATCATATAACCATAGCCAGCCATAAGGCTTTCGAAGCCTGAAAAATAATCAGGCGCATCGAAAACACGGTCAACAAAATTTCCGGCAAGAAAATCGGCAATAAAAATTTTCTTGAATGCACCGCACATGATCAGGAAAAATCCCATTCCAATATTTGTTTCAGATAAAGAAATTTTTTCTTTGAACTGCGGAAGTAAATCCGATGCACGTGAAATAGGTCCGGCAAGAATATTCGGGAAAAATGCAACATACAACACATAATTGAAATATTTTTTTTCCGGCTGTTCAATATCTCCGCGATATATATCAAAAATATATGAAAGCGATTTAAAAACAAAAAATGATATTCCAATAGGCATGATAATATTATATACCAGCGGGTCATTTCCACCTTGCATACTATCCCAAAGTTTTAAAAAGAAATTGGTGTATTTAAAATAAAATAAACTTCCAAGATTTATTATTATCGAAAGAAAAAGAAGAATCGTTTTTCCTGGTTTCTTTTTAATTTTAAAAATACCTTTGCCAATAAAATAATCAGAGGTAGCAATGCAAAACAGTATGATTACTGCAATTCCGCTGATTTTATAATAAAAATACAAACTAAAAATAAGTAAAATAATATTCCTGGTTTTTACTTTATTGATCACCAAAACATATATCCCATAAAGGAAAGAAAACAAAAGAAAAAATAAAACGGAATTGAATAACAGCGGATGATTTGGATTATATGTTAATGCATTTAAAAAGTCAGTCATAAATTTATTTCTTTATTATCAGCACTTGTCCAAGCTTTAAAGCATCACTTGTTAAACTATTTAGTTTTTTAATTTGCGCAACTGTTGTACTATACTTTTTGGCTATATTAAATAAATTATCACCTTTCACAACCGTATATTTGACTGTACTTTTTGTTGTAGTTGTTGTAGTAGTCTTTGGTGTTGTGGTTTTGGGTGCCGATGTAGTTATTTTTGAATTAGTGGTTATGGCTGATGATGGAGTAACTGCTTTTTGTACCGGTGGTGTATATTTTGGTGCAGCAGCTTTTGTATATTGGGTTGAAGCATCATTACTATTTGTAAGCACTTGCTTGTATATTACAAGAGTTTTCCCTGCTGCAATATTTGTTGAAGTAAGTTTATTCCAGTATTGAAGTTGTTTAATTGTTACTCCATATTTTTTAGCAATTGTACCAAGTGCATCACCTGATTTGATGGTATAATAAAATGTTTGTGTTGTCCAAACTTTGGTTGCTTCCTGTATTGTATTAGCTGTTACATCGGTATCTTTCACTTCCGGGATATTTCTTGTTGCAAGAAGAATATTTGTTTTCGCTGTATCAGGAAATTCTTCCAGGGCAATAAATTGATTAATACTATCGCGGGTAAGCGATTGATAATAGGAATTCAAAATTGCATTACAAAAAAGTTCACCACGTAAATAATAACCGGCTGCATTCAAATGAACCCTGTCGTAACTGGCCAGCCTGTTGTTTAACCATTTCAGCATAGAATACTGCCCGCCACTGACATAAAAATAATCATAAAAAGCACAACCTTTCCGGAAAGCCACTTCACGCATCAGGTTAGAATATGTTTTGCAATTGGCTTCATTCCAATACCTGTAATAAATATCCTGTACATCAGAAAGGATTATTGAAGCTTTAGGTGCTGCACACTGAATAATATCAATTATCTTACAAAGATCATTTTCTATTTCTTCGCTTTGAAATTTTACTTTATAAAAATCATTTGTTCCCATATCAAAAATTACAAGATCAGGTTTTAATTCCTGTAGCTGGTAAAGCAATAGATTTTCTCTTAAAACACTTTTAAGCCCGGCGCTGTTAATTCCAACGCTATTATACAGGATACCTTTTTCTTCATTCGTTTCAATCATCAATCCATAGCATTCAAAATATTTCTGTATGGTATCGGTTTTATTTACAAAAAATTCAAGTGTATCGCTGGCCTCCGGTAATTTTACTTCGATATATAATTTGTCATTGTATGAATTACAGTCAATATATAAAGGCGTTTCAGCGTTGGATGTTTTCAGTTTCAGGTCGAAACTTTCAGGTGATCTTTTACAATATATTTTCAATAAATTAAATTCCTTCTTTAACGCATTTTTATTAAAAATAATTTTAAAACTTGAAGAACTATCTTCGGTATAAACTGTTGCCCCGGTAATTCCTATATCGTAAGCTGGGTAAGGCTGAACATTTCTTGAATATTCCCATTTGCCTTTGCATGAAGTTTTATAATCATATGCTGCATGTGTGCTTGCTGCAGCATATGGAAAAACAAAGCCACGACCTCCATCACCAAAAATTGATTGCAGTTCATTGCGAATATATCCGGTAAAAATATCTGCCTGAACATGTGAATCGCCAATATGCAATACCCTAAGTTTTCTTCTTGGTGTTTTTTTCAGGTTATTTAAAAAATATTTTATCGAACTATAATCTTTCCATTCAATATAATTCTGGTTGTATTTTATGAAATCATATTTTTTACTGTAAGTAATAAGTCGCTTGATGTATTGAGGATTTGCAATGGAATCGGGCTTATAGGTTGCATCATGAAACATTCCTGCAGGCGAAAAGTTAAATGCATACAGAATAAAAATTACAGCAATACATAAAAATGATAAAATATAATTCTTCCTGTTTTTCAAATTTTTATTCCTTTCTTATTCTTATGTCTGAATACATATTGATTATATTCAGTAAGTAAAGCATTGAATAATTCATTGCCAATAATTTTTTGTCCTTTATTAGAAAAATGTCCATCGCAGGAAGCAAGATTTTTTTTCTTCCATGTCAATACAGAATTTTCACCACCCATTACTTCATAAAGATCCCAGAATGCGCATCCGCTCTCTATTGCAGCTTTTTTTTGCAAATCTCTTACTTTCGAAAGATAAGGATAGGAAATATATTCACCATTGATTTTAGTAGACATATCGCCCGCTCCGACAACGAGAATGCTAATTTCCGGTGCAACACTTTTAAACCGTTTGAAAATACTGGTGTACATATTATAAAGCTCTTCTCTTTTTGCATCTGTTCCTGCATAAGGCACTACATTGTTTCCGTACTGAAAAATAATAAGTTTCACATTAAGTTGTTTTAACTGCTTTGCAAGATATTCTGTATTTATTTTTAATAATCCATCTCCTGAATGTCCGCGAATAGCATAGTTATCAACTTGTATCCCATTAGTTCCTTCAAATAGCAATCCATAAAAATCAGGGCTTACATTTCCGCTGAATTCCATTTTAAAACTTTTAACGGATGAAGGAATTTTTAAATCATGTATTGTGAATCCATCAACAGCCGGAAGTGTTTCGCTTAAAATTTTTTCACCGGTATACTGGTTGTAAATCGCCATTTCGCAATTTTCATATGCACGTCCATACATGAGTCTTACACTACTGAATGACACATATGGCTTAATAGTAAAACCAACTGTTGCGCTATTATAAAATATTTCTTTATTTAATTTTACCCCGGAAGTATCCGAAGTGTTATCAGACAGTGTATCCAATGTTTTCTTAACTGCATAATGAGAAAATTTATACACATTTCCCGAAAGACCGTAATAGCCGCAACCATAACGATTATGAAAAACAGTATATCGTATCCAGTTTGGAGTACAATAACGGACAAGGTTTACATTATCGGCAATATCATCAAAAGGAACAAAGCCCAAACCACTGCCTCCGAACTTTTCCTGGAAACTATTTCGTAAATAACATGTTATTCTATCGCCTTCGAGTTGTGAATCGCCATAGTGAAGTATACGGATAATCTCGTTTTTATTTTGCTCCGATAATGATGAAAAAAAATCATCAAGAGCATATATGTTTTTATTTGTGGGATTCTCAAGGAAATTATTTTTACGGGGTTCAAATCCTGATAAATTAATTCTTTTTAAACGAAATGATAAAGCAGAATCGTCTGCAATATATGAATTGATAAGGCTTTCAGCTGTTTCAGAATTTTCGGATACTTTAAAATCCGTTATTTGATCCCAATCAAGAATCCGAATATTAATATCGTTTTCATTAGAAAACATACGTGGAACGAATGATACAACTAATAGTAGTACATCAATTAAAACTATCGTAAATAATATTTCTAATGATTTATTCTTCAAACTTAAACTCCCCGGAATTACAGAATTGCAAAAATAAGATTAAAAGGAAATGCTCAGCATCATTCATTCCTTTTTATTCAACAATGAAATGTGAACTATTTTAGTGATTTATTTTTTTCTTTCATAAAGCCCAATAATTTCTCCTTTCGCAAGTATATGATCTTTCATTGCAGCATCAACATCATCGCGTAATGCACCTTTTCTTAATGATAGCATACTATCCAAAGCATACACTTTAAAATGATAATGATGAATTCCACTTGGCGGACATGGTCCTGA
This window contains:
- a CDS encoding AMP-binding protein yields the protein MFEIKNNQFNIGYNCTTRQCLEGRGNKTAMIWIDANLERKEFTFSDLDRESNLFANALKKLGFQKGDICFTFLPKCQEQFFSFFGILKMQMIAGTLFSNFGEESLLDRLGDSRAKGIITKKSLYKKILKIKDKLPELRYIILTDVEEHLSENVLSYSSLIKASSENFETPVTTAETYSVLHYTSGSTGKPKGVLHHHKSILLQSYTAENILQLNENEIYWCTADQGWVTGTSYGIIGPWSLGVTQIHFGGGYSAETWMSLIEKEKISIWYTAPTALRMLMREDKSVFRKNNLSKLKHIFSIGEPLNPEIIFWSRDIFGKDIYDTWFQTETGSIMITNKPGIPVKPGSMGKPNGRIEAAIISDEGKILENKKTGNLCVKVGWDSMMQTYLNNEEVYKKKFKNGFYYSGDLAYRDDDGYYWFVGRNDDVINTAGHLISPFEIESALLEIPEIAESGTIGAPDEILFEKVVAYIRLKDQYKWDDDLEMKIRLHLANKLSSIATPQEIIVIKEIPKNKSGKIMRRVLKAWYKGEDPGDVSTLDE
- a CDS encoding MBOAT family O-acyltransferase, translating into MTDFLNALTYNPNHPLLFNSVLFFLLFSFLYGIYVLVINKVKTRNIILLIFSLYFYYKISGIAVIILFCIATSDYFIGKGIFKIKKKPGKTILLFLSIIINLGSLFYFKYTNFFLKLWDSMQGGNDPLVYNIIMPIGISFFVFKSLSYIFDIYRGDIEQPEKKYFNYVLYVAFFPNILAGPISRASDLLPQFKEKISLSETNIGMGFFLIMCGAFKKIFIADFLAGNFVDRVFDAPDYFSGFESLMAGYGYMIQLYFDFSGYTDIVIGIACLLGFSIMPNFNKPFSSVNVTDFWRRWHMTLSSWLRDYLFTPLTLGLRNWKTFGIILSLIITFVLCGFWHGANLTFIIWGGLHALAMVWDVITNKSRSKIRKKTNKNIYKFISIFITFHFLCFSFIIFRAADVATAMKIYSKIFTSLDFSLFTQWVNLYLYPFLILIFGLVLHYTPMKWNVSLQNSFTKLHWILKAAVVVFAFILIYQVFSSQSQPFIYLEF
- a CDS encoding LysM peptidoglycan-binding domain-containing protein, whose protein sequence is MKNRKNYILSFLCIAVIFILYAFNFSPAGMFHDATYKPDSIANPQYIKRLITYSKKYDFIKYNQNYIEWKDYSSIKYFLNNLKKTPRRKLRVLHIGDSHVQADIFTGYIRNELQSIFGDGGRGFVFPYAAASTHAAYDYKTSCKGKWEYSRNVQPYPAYDIGITGATVYTEDSSSSFKIIFNKNALKKEFNLLKIYCKRSPESFDLKLKTSNAETPLYIDCNSYNDKLYIEVKLPEASDTLEFFVNKTDTIQKYFECYGLMIETNEEKGILYNSVGINSAGLKSVLRENLLLYQLQELKPDLVIFDMGTNDFYKVKFQSEEIENDLCKIIDIIQCAAPKASIILSDVQDIYYRYWNEANCKTYSNLMREVAFRKGCAFYDYFYVSGGQYSMLKWLNNRLASYDRVHLNAAGYYLRGELFCNAILNSYYQSLTRDSINQFIALEEFPDTAKTNILLATRNIPEVKDTDVTANTIQEATKVWTTQTFYYTIKSGDALGTIAKKYGVTIKQLQYWNKLTSTNIAAGKTLVIYKQVLTNSNDASTQYTKAAAPKYTPPVQKAVTPSSAITTNSKITTSAPKTTTPKTTTTTTTKSTVKYTVVKGDNLFNIAKKYSTTVAQIKKLNSLTSDALKLGQVLIIKK